One genomic window of Polyangium aurulentum includes the following:
- a CDS encoding sigma 54-interacting transcriptional regulator: protein MRHGAMPTEARIIGQSAAIQGLVCTLRELAQSSAPVLVSGERGTGKRLFARALHEASPRREGPFVRFACQGTDTKIDLEALEGALADAQGGTLFVDAIEHLSAELQSKLFAVLAGDVGCPVRFDVRVVASTSRPLEEEVEAGRLRADLHALLSASALRLPALGERAEDIRLLVRHFFDGYVAQMRRNALRGMSPEAIAVLEAHAWADNVRGLERAVELAVTFAEGPYVTASDLPEEVRQPLSNSNPPPVSTLPAKGMNLRATLEEFETRMILQALERTGWNKNRAAGLLGLNRTTLVEMIKRKRLAPPLPLRNTASHLGRQHPGALEAAG, encoded by the coding sequence GTGCGCCACGGAGCGATGCCCACCGAGGCCCGGATCATCGGTCAGAGCGCCGCGATCCAAGGTCTGGTTTGCACCCTTCGAGAGCTTGCGCAATCGAGCGCTCCCGTGCTCGTGAGCGGCGAGCGTGGGACCGGCAAAAGGCTCTTCGCGCGCGCGCTTCACGAGGCGAGCCCGCGCCGTGAGGGGCCCTTCGTACGATTCGCGTGCCAAGGCACCGACACGAAGATCGACCTGGAGGCACTCGAAGGTGCGCTCGCGGATGCCCAGGGCGGGACCCTGTTCGTCGATGCAATCGAGCACCTCTCTGCCGAATTGCAGAGCAAGCTCTTCGCGGTGCTCGCGGGCGACGTCGGGTGTCCCGTACGCTTCGACGTGCGGGTGGTGGCCTCGACGAGCCGGCCCTTGGAGGAGGAGGTCGAGGCGGGGCGGCTGCGCGCGGACCTGCACGCGCTCCTCTCGGCGAGCGCGCTGCGCCTGCCTGCGCTCGGGGAGCGCGCCGAGGACATCCGGCTGCTCGTGCGGCATTTCTTCGACGGTTACGTTGCGCAGATGCGCCGAAACGCTCTGCGGGGCATGTCGCCGGAGGCAATCGCGGTGCTCGAGGCGCACGCCTGGGCGGACAACGTCCGCGGTCTCGAGCGCGCGGTCGAGCTGGCGGTGACGTTCGCCGAGGGTCCGTACGTGACCGCGTCGGACCTGCCGGAGGAGGTTCGTCAGCCGCTGTCGAACTCCAATCCACCGCCCGTGTCGACGCTGCCTGCAAAGGGCATGAATCTGCGCGCGACGCTGGAAGAGTTCGAGACGCGAATGATCCTGCAAGCGCTGGAGCGCACGGGCTGGAACAAGAATCGCGCGGCGGGTCTCCTCGGTCTGAACCGAACGACGCTGGTCGAGATGATCAAGCGCAAGCGCCTCGCCCCGCCGTTGCCCCTGCGTAACACCGCCAGCCATCTCGGCCGCCAGCACCCCGGCGCGCTCGAGGCAGCGGGCTAG
- a CDS encoding cytochrome P450 — protein sequence MSTLPPGPARLGLIDTLRSAIGSAAPVLRRLAAQHGDPFRVGSFNGPMILTGNPEAIRAVYTADPETFEPFAVDISEPIFGRTSVVVTSGARHRRDRKLLAPPFAPAAARSYAAVVAEVSREAASQWRSGKEFSMLETAQSIALDVVVRVVFGVEGEARVRAVRAAVLGLIESLSPMILIMPALRRSFGGFGPWARMRRASAALDALMTAEIRARRASGEERSDVLGLMLKARYEGGEELSEREILDQLRALLFAGHETTAVTLVWAFYWLHREPETLSRLLAEIDALGGDPAPEKLLGLPYLEAVCQETLRIAPPVVSVGRVPKKPFTLLGYTIPAGEPIIPSPLLLHGRADLYPEPERFRPSRFLERDFSPFEYIPFGGGSRRCLGATLAMVEIKIALGVLLREHRLRLASKTPVAHVQRGITMGPSGDVPMILEGRRVPSRSSAPPSEMKMDLERQSDVNGRGR from the coding sequence ATGAGCACGTTACCGCCCGGCCCCGCGCGCCTCGGCCTGATCGATACCCTCCGCTCCGCCATCGGCTCCGCGGCCCCCGTGCTGCGCCGCCTCGCCGCGCAGCACGGCGACCCATTTCGCGTCGGCAGCTTCAATGGACCGATGATCCTCACCGGCAACCCCGAGGCGATCCGCGCGGTCTACACGGCCGATCCCGAGACCTTCGAGCCCTTCGCGGTCGACATCTCCGAGCCCATCTTCGGGCGCACGAGCGTCGTGGTCACGTCGGGCGCACGCCATCGCCGCGATCGCAAGCTGCTCGCGCCCCCCTTCGCGCCCGCCGCCGCGAGATCCTATGCGGCCGTGGTCGCCGAGGTCTCCAGGGAGGCGGCCTCGCAGTGGAGGTCGGGGAAAGAATTCTCGATGCTCGAGACCGCGCAATCCATCGCGCTCGACGTCGTCGTCAGGGTGGTCTTCGGCGTCGAGGGCGAGGCGCGCGTTCGCGCCGTCCGCGCGGCCGTGCTCGGCCTCATCGAGTCGCTCAGCCCGATGATCCTGATCATGCCCGCGCTCCGGCGCTCCTTCGGCGGATTCGGCCCCTGGGCGCGAATGCGCCGGGCCTCCGCGGCGCTCGACGCATTGATGACCGCGGAGATCCGCGCCCGGCGCGCCTCGGGGGAGGAGCGCTCCGATGTGCTCGGCCTGATGCTGAAAGCCCGGTACGAAGGCGGCGAGGAGCTCAGCGAGCGGGAGATCCTCGATCAGCTCCGCGCCCTGCTCTTCGCGGGCCACGAGACCACGGCCGTCACCCTCGTCTGGGCCTTTTATTGGCTGCACCGCGAGCCGGAGACGCTCTCGCGGCTGCTCGCCGAGATCGACGCGCTCGGCGGTGACCCCGCGCCGGAGAAGCTCCTCGGCCTGCCGTACCTCGAGGCAGTTTGTCAGGAAACGCTGCGTATCGCCCCGCCCGTGGTGAGCGTCGGACGGGTACCGAAAAAGCCCTTCACGCTCCTCGGCTACACCATCCCCGCCGGCGAGCCCATCATCCCCTCGCCGCTCCTTTTGCACGGGCGCGCGGATCTCTATCCCGAACCCGAGCGATTCCGCCCCTCGCGCTTTCTCGAGCGCGATTTTTCGCCCTTCGAGTACATCCCCTTCGGCGGGGGCTCGCGGCGCTGCCTGGGGGCCACGCTGGCGATGGTGGAGATCAAGATCGCGCTCGGGGTCCTCTTGCGGGAGCATCGATTGCGGCTCGCGAGCAAGACGCCGGTCGCGCACGTGCAGCGCGGCATCACCATGGGGCCGAGCGGCGACGTGCCGATGATCCTGGAAGGAAGGCGGGTGCCCTCCCGATCCAGCGCGCCGCCCTCAGAAATGAAAATGGACCTCGAGCGGCAATCCGACGTGAACGGCCGTGGCCGATAG
- a CDS encoding uracil-DNA glycosylase, which yields MTAARRRSLATLHAEIIECRRCDRLVAWREQVAREKRRAYRDETYWGRPLPGFGDPDAPIVIVGLAPAAHGGNRTGRMFTGDRSADFLYAGLYRAGLASQPTSVHKGDGLSLKGAFITAPCRCAPPENKPTPAELSACRPWLDEELSFLKNASVYLALGKTGYDAVVTLSRRGERVQVPPFGHGVVARIADPRGAAAARGAEAWLVGSYHVSQQNTQTGRLTDAMFDQVVGRAMELAGLRASSTGRR from the coding sequence ATGACGGCCGCGCGCCGCCGCTCGCTCGCGACGTTGCACGCGGAGATCATCGAGTGTCGGCGCTGCGATCGCCTCGTCGCGTGGCGAGAGCAGGTGGCGCGCGAGAAGCGGCGTGCCTATCGCGACGAGACGTACTGGGGACGCCCCTTGCCTGGCTTCGGCGATCCCGACGCGCCGATCGTGATCGTGGGCCTTGCGCCCGCGGCGCACGGAGGCAACCGGACGGGGCGCATGTTCACGGGCGATCGCTCGGCCGATTTCCTCTACGCGGGGCTCTACCGCGCGGGTCTCGCCTCGCAGCCGACGAGCGTGCACAAAGGCGATGGTCTGTCGTTGAAGGGCGCGTTCATCACGGCGCCGTGTCGCTGCGCGCCGCCGGAGAACAAGCCGACGCCGGCGGAGCTCTCCGCGTGCAGGCCGTGGCTGGATGAAGAGCTGAGCTTCTTGAAGAACGCGTCGGTGTACCTGGCGCTCGGAAAGACCGGCTACGACGCGGTGGTGACGCTATCGCGGCGCGGCGAGCGCGTGCAGGTGCCGCCGTTCGGGCACGGCGTGGTCGCGCGGATCGCCGATCCGCGCGGAGCGGCGGCCGCGCGGGGCGCCGAGGCGTGGCTCGTGGGCAGCTATCACGTGAGCCAGCAAAACACGCAGACGGGCCGGCTCACGGACGCGATGTTCGACCAGGTGGTGGGGCGCGCGATGGAGCTTGCGGGGCTTCGGGCTAGCTCGACTGGCCGGCGATGA
- a CDS encoding FG-GAP-like repeat-containing protein — protein sequence MRNPRKNRLAALISLALASALFPHDVAAKWPPAPDADMQDPANWPNDPSYGFGDDQDGQWNYYSFLPPAAPGVVRRAGETASGMSIDRAWRRTIGDRRVVLAITDSGIEWDAQDLVEKAYLNHKELAMHKPRHADDSPCGGAGELAGFDCNGDGNLTVSDYAELLPLPANDKNGNGLLDAGDLILVYTDGIDDDKNGYVDDISGWDFMMDDNDPYDDTRYGHGTGEAHDSVSQANNGIGGAGACPLCRFLPMRVGDSFVTDAQDFAQAVVYATDNGASVVQCALGTIDMTRFAEAALDYAYAKNVLVVTSMADENSRHHNMPAAANHTLPVHAIQYDGSSAASSSSFFAFHPCSNYGGQNLLSASGNSCSSEATGQLSGIAGLIYSAALASNTNPPLSPGEVQSLLFMTADDIDVPESRMQDAIYRFSQPGFDQRFGYGRVNADRATSAVASGHIPPAVDITSPHWFEVLYKDRVDAPVELRGTISAKRANSYDYVVEWASGVQPLEEDFAGRVLAKAANVEPGIITGSMGPLATLDIRTMTPNHPRDVDSPHGENDHTITVRVRAVAHYGGEIGDVPGEMRRTYYVHTDPDLAKGFPVFIGDSGEGSPKMADLDGDGVRELVYPTSGGQIHALELTAAGPVPLPGFPFSTNRIDGLAQPPPKPSVPVYLSAAGYASGAVDVDLAREGFVNAPAIDDLDGDGQIEIVASTYAGTIYVIETDGKVRAGWPLRLPDVPSCPVDPAASPAGPCMSTKARIARGAFASPVLVDLDRDGRLDIVQAAFDGNVYAFDPEGAPTPGFPVAIHYTGKGPEPARNRILTTPAVADLNGDGTPDLVLGSNEQLAESGEVGAIYAIDGRGTAAPSGPVLDGWPITMGSFNLFPLVSEGIPNAPAIASFEGTLATVAHGNVSVPFVLPADPGAQSDFGLGPENLLPVRPDDADPTRTVRGLDPSNRFGALTKASQPDTMLPLFSSPSVGDIDQDGVPDVIASGASLSLAGSLGGSGGTTGQHLLAAWSGKTGKMMPGSPFILEDFTFFNNHAVADLDGDDYPEIITGSGGYFLHAYDGCGREPKGFPKFTGQWIASTAAVGDLDGDGRLEVAAGTRSGWLYVWHTRGKSDGVIAWESFHHDNRNTGNLEVPLDQGVLHKASAPLTEAACQAPPPPPRLEAGGGCTCSSAQGDDPSRALPASLALLALGLARRARRRSPVSLHG from the coding sequence ATGCGAAACCCCCGGAAAAACCGGCTCGCGGCGCTCATCTCCCTCGCCCTCGCGAGCGCCCTCTTCCCCCACGACGTCGCCGCCAAGTGGCCCCCCGCCCCCGACGCCGACATGCAGGATCCCGCGAACTGGCCCAACGATCCGAGCTACGGCTTCGGCGACGACCAGGATGGGCAGTGGAACTACTACTCGTTCCTGCCCCCCGCCGCGCCCGGCGTCGTTCGTCGCGCCGGCGAGACCGCCTCCGGGATGTCCATCGATCGCGCGTGGCGACGGACGATCGGCGATCGGCGCGTCGTCCTCGCCATCACCGACAGCGGCATCGAGTGGGACGCCCAGGACCTCGTCGAGAAGGCCTACCTGAATCACAAGGAGCTCGCGATGCACAAGCCGCGGCACGCCGACGACAGCCCGTGCGGCGGCGCGGGCGAGCTCGCGGGCTTCGACTGCAACGGCGACGGCAACCTCACGGTGAGCGACTACGCCGAGCTGCTCCCGCTCCCCGCGAACGACAAGAACGGCAACGGCCTGCTCGACGCGGGGGATCTCATCCTGGTCTACACGGACGGCATCGACGACGACAAGAACGGCTACGTCGACGACATCTCCGGCTGGGACTTCATGATGGACGACAACGACCCGTACGACGACACGCGCTACGGGCACGGCACGGGCGAGGCGCACGACTCGGTCTCGCAGGCCAACAACGGCATCGGCGGCGCGGGCGCCTGCCCTCTTTGCCGCTTCCTGCCCATGCGCGTCGGCGACAGCTTCGTCACCGACGCGCAGGACTTCGCGCAGGCCGTCGTGTACGCGACCGACAACGGCGCGAGCGTCGTGCAGTGCGCGCTCGGCACCATCGACATGACCCGCTTCGCAGAGGCCGCGCTCGACTACGCCTACGCGAAGAACGTGCTCGTCGTGACGAGCATGGCCGACGAGAACTCCCGCCACCACAACATGCCCGCCGCGGCGAACCACACGCTGCCCGTGCACGCGATCCAGTACGACGGCTCGAGCGCCGCCAGCTCGTCGAGCTTCTTCGCCTTCCACCCCTGCTCGAACTACGGCGGGCAGAACCTGCTCTCGGCCTCGGGCAACTCGTGCTCCAGCGAGGCCACGGGGCAGCTCAGCGGCATCGCGGGCCTCATCTACTCGGCCGCGCTCGCGTCGAACACGAACCCGCCGCTGTCGCCCGGCGAGGTGCAGTCGCTGCTCTTCATGACCGCCGACGACATCGACGTCCCCGAGTCGCGCATGCAGGACGCGATCTACCGCTTCTCGCAGCCCGGCTTCGATCAGCGCTTCGGCTACGGGCGCGTGAACGCCGACCGCGCAACCTCCGCCGTGGCGTCGGGCCACATCCCGCCCGCCGTCGACATCACCTCGCCGCACTGGTTCGAGGTGCTCTACAAGGACCGCGTCGACGCGCCCGTCGAGCTGCGCGGCACCATCTCCGCCAAGCGCGCGAACTCCTACGACTACGTCGTCGAGTGGGCCTCGGGCGTGCAGCCGCTCGAGGAGGACTTCGCCGGCCGCGTCCTCGCCAAGGCCGCCAACGTCGAGCCCGGCATCATCACGGGATCGATGGGCCCGCTCGCGACGCTCGACATCCGCACGATGACGCCCAACCACCCGCGCGACGTCGACAGCCCCCACGGCGAGAACGACCACACGATCACCGTGCGCGTCCGCGCCGTCGCCCACTACGGCGGCGAGATCGGCGACGTGCCCGGCGAGATGCGGCGCACCTACTACGTGCACACCGATCCCGACCTCGCGAAGGGCTTTCCCGTCTTCATCGGCGACAGCGGCGAGGGCAGCCCCAAGATGGCGGACCTCGACGGCGACGGCGTGCGCGAGCTCGTCTACCCCACGAGCGGCGGCCAGATCCACGCGCTCGAGCTCACGGCCGCAGGCCCCGTGCCCCTGCCCGGCTTCCCCTTCTCCACCAACCGCATCGACGGCCTCGCGCAGCCCCCGCCCAAGCCCTCCGTCCCCGTCTACCTGAGCGCTGCGGGCTACGCCTCCGGCGCGGTCGACGTCGACCTCGCGCGCGAAGGTTTCGTCAATGCCCCCGCAATCGACGATCTCGACGGCGATGGACAGATCGAGATCGTCGCATCCACGTACGCGGGCACGATCTACGTCATCGAGACCGACGGCAAGGTGCGCGCAGGCTGGCCCCTGCGCTTGCCCGACGTCCCCTCCTGCCCCGTCGATCCCGCCGCGTCTCCCGCGGGCCCGTGCATGAGCACCAAGGCGCGCATCGCGCGCGGCGCGTTCGCCTCGCCCGTGCTCGTCGATCTCGATCGCGACGGTCGACTCGACATCGTGCAGGCGGCCTTCGACGGCAACGTCTACGCCTTCGATCCCGAAGGCGCGCCGACGCCCGGCTTCCCCGTCGCCATCCACTACACGGGCAAAGGCCCCGAGCCTGCGAGAAACCGCATCCTCACGACCCCCGCCGTGGCCGATCTGAACGGCGACGGCACGCCCGATCTCGTGCTCGGCTCGAACGAGCAGCTCGCCGAGAGCGGAGAGGTCGGCGCCATCTACGCGATCGACGGCCGCGGCACGGCAGCGCCCTCGGGCCCCGTTCTCGACGGCTGGCCGATCACCATGGGCTCCTTCAACCTCTTCCCTCTCGTCTCCGAGGGCATCCCCAACGCGCCCGCGATCGCGTCGTTCGAGGGCACGCTCGCGACCGTCGCGCACGGCAACGTGAGCGTCCCCTTCGTGCTGCCCGCCGATCCCGGCGCGCAGAGCGACTTCGGCCTCGGGCCCGAGAACCTCCTCCCCGTGCGCCCCGACGACGCCGACCCGACGAGGACCGTGCGCGGCCTCGATCCATCGAACCGCTTCGGCGCGCTCACGAAGGCGAGCCAGCCGGACACGATGCTGCCTCTCTTCTCGAGCCCGTCGGTCGGCGACATCGATCAGGACGGCGTGCCCGACGTCATCGCCTCGGGCGCGTCGCTGTCGCTCGCCGGCAGCCTCGGCGGATCGGGCGGGACCACGGGCCAGCACCTCCTCGCGGCGTGGAGCGGCAAGACGGGCAAGATGATGCCCGGCTCTCCCTTCATCCTCGAGGACTTCACCTTCTTCAACAACCACGCCGTCGCCGATCTCGACGGCGACGACTACCCCGAGATCATCACCGGCTCGGGCGGTTATTTCCTGCACGCCTACGACGGCTGCGGCCGCGAGCCCAAGGGTTTTCCCAAGTTCACGGGCCAGTGGATCGCCTCCACGGCCGCCGTCGGCGATCTCGACGGCGACGGCCGCCTCGAGGTCGCAGCGGGCACGCGCAGCGGCTGGCTCTACGTCTGGCACACGCGCGGAAAGAGCGACGGCGTCATCGCCTGGGAGAGCTTCCACCACGACAACCGCAACACGGGCAACCTCGAGGTCCCGCTCGATCAGGGCGTGCTCCACAAGGCGAGCGCGCCGCTCACGGAGGCCGCCTGCCAGGCCCCGCCCCCGCCCCCGCGCCTCGAAGCCGGAGGCGGTTGTACGTGCTCATCCGCGCAGGGGGACGACCCGAGCCGCGCCCTGCCCGCCTCGCTCGCGCTCCTCGCCCTCGGGCTCGCCCGCCGCGCGCGCCGCCGATCGCCCGTGTCTCTGCACGGTTAG
- a CDS encoding esterase/lipase family protein, with protein MAPVRIYLSPGMFGFARLASFSYFEHVARAFEERFKARGRQAVVEVCDVHPTASVVRRAAKLAKMIAATAGEDGGPIHVVGHSTGGLDARLVASPTARLPGVVPSELAWLPRLASVTTMNTPHYGTPLAAFFATVSGQRMLYAISALTVTALKLGAPPLGAASALVAAFGRLQIGNFELEVVNRTVDAVAKVLDEASSRELRAWLKLLRGDQGAIVQLMPEAMDLFQAGVEDRPGVRYQCVATYAPQNAVTDWIGALRSPWSAMSATIFTGLYNLTARIDERYPCTIGDGSAMTRIKSMLGESVPPTANDGVVPLTSQIWGDILWLGKADHLDIVGHFPGGGASGHNDWLTSGARFSRVRFDVVMDRIVAGMIVGEELREARTPLSEPGQRATTGLS; from the coding sequence GTGGCACCCGTCCGCATCTACCTCTCCCCGGGCATGTTCGGCTTCGCGCGGCTCGCCTCGTTCAGCTACTTCGAGCACGTCGCGCGCGCCTTCGAGGAACGCTTCAAAGCGCGCGGCCGGCAGGCGGTGGTCGAGGTCTGCGACGTGCACCCCACCGCGTCCGTCGTTCGCCGCGCCGCGAAGCTCGCCAAGATGATCGCCGCCACCGCGGGCGAGGACGGCGGGCCGATCCACGTGGTCGGACACTCGACGGGCGGGCTCGATGCGCGCCTCGTCGCTTCGCCCACCGCGCGCCTGCCGGGCGTCGTGCCCTCGGAGCTTGCGTGGCTGCCGCGCCTCGCCTCGGTCACGACCATGAACACGCCGCACTACGGCACGCCCCTCGCGGCCTTCTTCGCGACCGTGAGCGGGCAGCGCATGCTCTACGCGATCTCGGCGCTCACCGTGACCGCGCTCAAGCTCGGCGCGCCTCCGCTCGGCGCCGCCTCGGCGCTCGTCGCCGCGTTCGGTCGGCTCCAGATCGGCAACTTCGAGCTCGAGGTCGTCAACCGCACGGTCGACGCCGTGGCCAAGGTGCTCGACGAGGCCTCGAGCCGCGAGCTTCGCGCGTGGCTGAAGCTCTTGCGCGGCGATCAGGGCGCCATCGTGCAGCTCATGCCCGAGGCGATGGACCTGTTCCAGGCCGGCGTCGAGGACCGCCCCGGCGTGCGCTACCAGTGCGTCGCGACCTATGCGCCGCAGAACGCGGTCACGGACTGGATCGGCGCGCTGCGCTCGCCCTGGAGCGCGATGAGCGCGACGATCTTCACGGGCCTGTACAACCTCACGGCGCGCATCGACGAGCGCTACCCGTGCACGATCGGCGACGGCTCCGCGATGACGCGCATCAAGTCGATGCTCGGCGAGAGTGTGCCCCCGACGGCCAACGACGGGGTCGTGCCGCTGACCTCGCAGATCTGGGGCGACATCCTGTGGCTCGGCAAAGCCGATCACCTCGACATCGTGGGTCACTTCCCGGGCGGCGGCGCGAGCGGTCACAACGACTGGCTCACGAGCGGAGCGCGCTTCTCGCGCGTGCGCTTCGACGTGGTGATGGACCGCATCGTGGCCGGGATGATCGTGGGCGAGGAGCTGCGCGAGGCGCGCACGCCGCTCTCGGAGCCAGGCCAGCGCGCGACGACGGGCCTGTCATGA
- the grxD gene encoding Grx4 family monothiol glutaredoxin produces MSDARQRIQETIEQNRVVLFMKGTKNFPQCGFSQRAVQILKSCGAEFKDVNVLSDPTIRQGIKDFSNWPTIPQVYIDGKFVGGSDILAEMHQSGELQKLIAGQSS; encoded by the coding sequence ATGAGCGACGCCCGTCAGCGCATCCAGGAGACCATCGAGCAGAACCGTGTCGTTCTCTTCATGAAGGGAACGAAGAACTTTCCGCAGTGCGGCTTCTCCCAGCGCGCCGTTCAGATCCTCAAGAGCTGCGGGGCCGAGTTCAAGGACGTGAACGTCCTGTCCGACCCGACGATCCGTCAGGGCATCAAGGACTTCTCGAACTGGCCGACCATCCCGCAGGTCTACATCGACGGCAAATTCGTCGGCGGCAGCGACATCCTCGCCGAGATGCATCAGTCGGGCGAGCTGCAGAAGCTCATCGCCGGCCAGTCGAGCTAG